One genomic segment of [Phormidium] sp. ETS-05 includes these proteins:
- the ribBA gene encoding bifunctional 3,4-dihydroxy-2-butanone-4-phosphate synthase/GTP cyclohydrolase II, with amino-acid sequence MESPDNASKPNFEFDSIDTALAAIKAGRPIIVVDDENRENEGDLICAAQFATPDTINFMAVHARGLICLAMTGDRLDSLDLPLMVTNNTDSNQTAFTVSIDAGPHLGVTTGISADDRARTIQTAIHPNTKPTDLRRPGHIFPLRARDGGVLKRAGHTEAAVDLTRLAGLYPAGVICEIQNPDGSMARLPELIEYSQTHHLAIISIADLIAYRLQHERFVIRETVANLPTEFGQFKIYAYRNTLDGSDHIAIVKGDPADFYNQPIMVRVHSECLTGDALGSLRCDCRMQLQAAMKMIENKGQGVVVYLRQEGRGIGLINKLKAYSLQDSGLDTVEANERLGFPADLRNYGVGAQILNDLRVNKIRLVTNNPRKIAGLKGYGLEIVDRVPLLIETNPYNCSYLATKAEKLGHMLLQTYLITVALHWTEEELTPQQTYEYLEKVRSIAAEEHLLLQEEKRPVTVAVFGKPTLTFHLGFDQPQLAAPDWYQQPDHPYLQAIGQILDELATWPGLDCLEFLVSSGSDPLTSLGVQLNRITFPRTKPPSTLSGELNHQIVYSFSN; translated from the coding sequence GTGGAATCGCCGGACAACGCCTCAAAACCAAACTTTGAATTTGACTCGATCGACACCGCTCTCGCTGCCATCAAAGCAGGGCGACCCATCATCGTGGTGGACGATGAGAACCGGGAAAATGAAGGGGACCTCATTTGCGCCGCTCAGTTTGCCACCCCCGACACCATCAACTTCATGGCAGTGCATGCCAGAGGTCTAATTTGTCTGGCCATGACAGGCGATCGCCTCGACAGCCTCGACCTCCCCTTAATGGTCACAAACAACACCGACAGCAACCAAACCGCGTTCACCGTCAGCATCGATGCCGGACCTCATTTGGGCGTCACCACCGGCATTTCCGCAGACGATCGGGCCCGCACCATCCAAACCGCCATTCATCCCAACACCAAACCCACCGACCTACGCCGTCCCGGTCATATCTTCCCCCTCCGCGCCCGAGATGGTGGGGTATTAAAACGCGCCGGTCACACCGAAGCCGCCGTGGACCTCACCAGACTCGCCGGTTTATACCCCGCTGGAGTCATCTGCGAAATCCAAAACCCCGACGGCTCAATGGCGCGGCTACCCGAACTCATAGAATATTCCCAAACACACCACCTCGCCATCATCAGCATCGCCGATTTAATCGCCTACCGACTGCAACACGAGCGATTCGTCATCCGCGAAACCGTCGCCAACCTCCCCACCGAATTTGGCCAATTCAAAATCTACGCCTATCGCAACACCCTAGACGGCTCCGACCATATAGCCATTGTCAAAGGAGACCCCGCCGACTTTTACAACCAACCCATCATGGTGCGGGTCCATTCCGAATGTCTCACCGGCGACGCCTTGGGCTCCCTGCGCTGTGACTGCCGGATGCAGCTCCAAGCCGCCATGAAAATGATAGAAAACAAAGGTCAAGGAGTAGTGGTCTATCTGCGCCAAGAAGGACGCGGTATCGGCTTGATTAACAAACTCAAAGCCTACTCCCTGCAAGATTCCGGTCTCGACACCGTAGAAGCCAACGAACGCCTCGGCTTTCCCGCCGACCTGCGCAACTACGGCGTCGGTGCCCAAATTCTCAACGATTTACGAGTTAACAAAATCCGCCTCGTCACCAACAACCCCCGCAAAATCGCCGGGTTAAAAGGCTATGGATTGGAAATAGTCGATCGCGTCCCCCTACTCATCGAGACCAACCCCTACAACTGCAGCTATCTCGCCACCAAAGCCGAAAAACTCGGTCATATGCTCCTGCAGACCTATCTCATCACCGTCGCCCTCCATTGGACTGAAGAAGAACTCACACCCCAGCAGACATATGAATATCTAGAGAAAGTCCGGTCCATAGCCGCCGAAGAACATTTACTCCTCCAAGAAGAAAAACGACCAGTCACAGTAGCCGTATTCGGCAAACCCACCCTCACCTTTCACCTAGGCTTCGACCAACCCCAACTAGCCGCCCCCGACTGGTATCAACAACCAGACCATCCCTACCTCCAGGCGATCGGTCAAATACTCGACGAACTAGCCACCTGGCCGGGACTCGACTGCCTAGAATTTCTAGTATCATCAGGCAGCGACCCCCTCACCAGCCTAGGAGTGCAACTCAACCGCATCACCTTCCCCCGCACCAAACCCCCATCCACCCTCAGCGGCGAACTCAACCACCAGATAGTCTATAGTTTCAGCAATTAA
- the rpmB gene encoding 50S ribosomal protein L28, with the protein MSRRCQLTDKKANNGMSVSHSHRRTHKLQQANLQWKRIWWPQEKRWVKLHLSTKAIKTIQQKGLQAYAKECGVNLHQF; encoded by the coding sequence ATGTCCCGTAGATGCCAACTCACCGACAAAAAAGCCAATAACGGCATGTCCGTTTCCCACTCCCACCGCCGCACCCACAAACTGCAACAAGCCAACCTGCAGTGGAAACGCATCTGGTGGCCCCAAGAAAAGCGCTGGGTAAAACTCCACCTCTCCACCAAAGCCATCAAAACCATTCAGCAGAAAGGCTTACAAGCATACGCCAAAGAATGCGGCGTCAACCTGCATCAATTCTAG
- a CDS encoding DUF433 domain-containing protein: protein MENTLGQRITLDADICHGKPCIRGLRYPVEFILELLSAGMNIEDILADYEDLEREDILAALVFATRLTQVKSIYKIAP, encoded by the coding sequence ATGGAAAATACCCTTGGGCAGAGAATTACCCTAGATGCAGATATTTGTCACGGAAAACCCTGTATCCGGGGACTGCGTTACCCAGTAGAGTTCATCCTAGAATTACTTAGTGCCGGGATGAACATAGAAGACATCCTCGCCGACTATGAAGACTTGGAAAGAGAGGATATTCTAGCAGCTTTGGTGTTTGCCACTCGGCTGACCCAGGTAAAAAGCATCTATAAAATAGCTCCATGA
- a CDS encoding DUF5615 family PIN-like protein yields the protein MKFLVDAQLPLRLARFLQLSGYDTLHTKDLKLGNSTPDSAINDISLQENRIVITKDRDFYDSFLIKNEPYKLLIVTTGNITNADLENLFKNNLPQLTELFQVHSLIEMSRHTLVVHQ from the coding sequence ATGAAATTTTTAGTCGATGCCCAGTTACCCTTACGGCTAGCACGTTTTTTGCAACTTTCCGGTTACGATACCCTCCATACCAAAGATTTGAAACTGGGAAACTCAACCCCAGATTCAGCAATTAATGATATTTCCCTGCAGGAAAACCGGATTGTCATTACAAAAGACCGGGATTTCTATGATTCGTTTTTGATTAAAAACGAACCTTATAAACTGTTAATCGTGACTACCGGCAACATCACCAATGCTGATCTAGAAAATTTATTTAAAAACAATTTACCCCAGCTAACGGAACTATTCCAGGTGCATTCTCTGATAGAAATGAGCCGCCATACCCTGGTGGTACATCAGTAG